One region of Solenopsis invicta isolate M01_SB unplaced genomic scaffold, UNIL_Sinv_3.0 scaffold_593, whole genome shotgun sequence genomic DNA includes:
- the LOC113006291 gene encoding uncharacterized protein LOC113006291 codes for MKEFDSLLKTSNEAVTQFKQFLLKIGGNNPRDNIHRILKKIFTNECAVNCSWKGVRKNFRLDNLHFIKMIRRHITSHHMTLTESEFDNIAAEWIRFAKQRNIREEKEKDKENKT; via the exons atgaaagaatttgattctttattaaaaacttcAAACGAAGCAGTGACGCAATTT aaacaatttttattaaaaatcggaGGAAATAATCCGAGGGATAATATACATCGTAttctaaaaaagatttttaccAACGAGTGTGCTGTAAACTGCTCTTGGAAGGGTGTACGAAAAAATTTCCGGCTGGACAATttacatttcataaaaatgataagaC gaCATATTACTTCGCACCATATGACGCTCACAGAGTCCGAATTTGATAACATCGCGGCTGAATGGATCCGCTTCGCAAAACAGCGTAAcataagagaagaaaaagagaaggatAAGGAGAATAAAACTTAA